In Pirellulales bacterium, one genomic interval encodes:
- a CDS encoding PEP-CTERM sorting domain-containing protein: TLRFVFESDAWNSTISFAPSIPVSLGGSLELTFAGGVNLAGQIGRTFDLFNWTGVSPTGTFNVLSPYAWDLSQLYTTGEVTLLSIGSTPGDFDGDSDVDGADFIAWQTHFPTPSGATLADGDADGDGDVDGADFVRWLTNFPSTPSPSAAPVPEPSALWLGTLGLIGLWVVKRNYARAN; the protein is encoded by the coding sequence GAACGCTCCGCTTCGTCTTCGAGTCCGACGCCTGGAACTCGACGATTTCGTTTGCTCCCAGCATTCCAGTTTCGCTCGGCGGCAGCTTGGAATTGACCTTCGCCGGCGGCGTCAACCTCGCCGGCCAGATCGGCCGGACGTTCGACCTGTTTAATTGGACGGGGGTCAGCCCGACGGGCACATTCAACGTCCTCAGCCCGTACGCCTGGGACTTGTCGCAACTGTACACGACGGGCGAGGTGACGCTGCTGTCGATCGGCTCGACGCCTGGCGACTTCGACGGCGACAGCGACGTGGACGGCGCGGACTTCATCGCCTGGCAAACCCATTTTCCCACGCCTAGCGGCGCGACGCTTGCCGATGGCGACGCGGACGGCGACGGCGACGTGGACGGGGCCGACTTCGTCCGCTGGCTGACCAATTTCCCATCTACGCCAAGCCCCAGTGCCGCGCCGGTGCCGGAGCCGTCGGCGCTATGGCTTGGCACGTTGGGACTGATTGGACTATGGGTTGTCAAGCGGAATTACGCTCGCGCAAATTAG